Proteins found in one Phycodurus eques isolate BA_2022a chromosome 18, UOR_Pequ_1.1, whole genome shotgun sequence genomic segment:
- the hlx1 gene encoding H2.0-like homeobox protein isoform X2: MYTTGLNPFYASNFSLWSAYCAGGFAVDAGKKPSFCIAELLQAGDAENLPGSSALMVHVGPHRASSGGSPLRPSPVGPGGEAHASVFGARVSPGSPYHRQGLQLTSVPRAALNSSQAPAPSSKDLKFGIDRILSSDFDPRGKDKLRGPYAVLTKDTMPQTYKRKRSWSRAVFSNLQRKGLEKRFEIQKYVTKPDRKQLAAMLGLTDAQVKVWFQNRRMKWRHSKEAQAQKDKDKEQPDGTNESARDPKETAESECDSDERSECESDDAPDEDKTNATRDLDLCEHNKTSVIMNAGVEASHSDSVSSSSSSSSSSSPPQLLI, encoded by the exons ATGTACACCACCGGGCTCAACCCGTTCTACGCGTCCAATTTCAGCCTTTGGTCTGCGTACTGCGCAGGAGGTTTCGCGGTGGACGCCGGCAAGAAACCGTCGTTTTGCATCGCGGAGCTCCTCCAGGCCGGCGACGCGGAAAACTTGCCAGGCTCCTCGGCCCTCATGGTGCATGTGGGCCCGCACCGAGCGTCCTCCGGCGGCTCCCCGCTGCGTCCCTCCCCGGTCGGGCCCGGGGGGGAGGCTCACGCGTCGGTGTTCGGGGCGAGGGTGAGCCCCGGGTCCCCGTACCACAGACAAGGACTACAGCTGACCTCTGTGCCCAGAGCTGCGCTCAACTCCTCGCAGGCTCCTGCGCCTTCAAGCAAAGACCTCAAATTTGGAATTGATCGGATATTGTCCTCGGACTTTGACCCAAGGGGCAAGGACAAGTTAAGAG GTCCGTACGCCGTGCTCACGAAGGACACCATGCCGCAGACGTACAAGAGGAAGAGGTCGTGGTCCAGGGCGGTCTTCTCCAACCTGCAGAGAAAAGGCCTGGAGAAGAGGTTCGAGATCCAGAAGTACGTCACCAAGCCGGACAGAAAACAGCTGGCGGCCATGCTCGGACTGACGGACGCGCAG GTGAAAGTGTGGTTCCAGAACCGGCGCATGAAGTGGCGACACTCCAAGGAGGCGCAGGCCCagaaggacaaggacaaggagcaGCCGGACGGGACCAACGAGTCCGCCAGGGACCCCAAAGAGACCGCAGAGTCGGAGTGCGACAGCGACGAGCGCAGCGAGTGCGAGTCCGACGACGCGCCGGACGAGGACAAAACCAACGCCACGCGCGATTTGGACCTTTGTGAGCACAACAAAACCAGCGTGATCATGAACGCCGGCGTGGAGGCGTCCCACTCGGACtccgtttcttcttcttcttcttcctcttcttcttcttctccccccCAGCTGCTAATATGA
- the hlx1 gene encoding H2.0-like homeobox protein isoform X1 — protein MYTTGLNPFYASNFSLWSAYCAGGFAVDAGKKPSFCIAELLQAGDAENLPGSSALMVHVGPHRASSGGSPLRPSPVGPGGEAHASVFGARVSPGSPYHRQGLQLTSVPRAALNSSQAPAPSSKDLKFGIDRILSSDFDPRGKDKLRDLTSIVSSNRQSGVHIPVQPVASQYFSSIEPGMSDACAMMSTLGSSGRQSGQHQFQDTFPGPYAVLTKDTMPQTYKRKRSWSRAVFSNLQRKGLEKRFEIQKYVTKPDRKQLAAMLGLTDAQVKVWFQNRRMKWRHSKEAQAQKDKDKEQPDGTNESARDPKETAESECDSDERSECESDDAPDEDKTNATRDLDLCEHNKTSVIMNAGVEASHSDSVSSSSSSSSSSSPPQLLI, from the exons ATGTACACCACCGGGCTCAACCCGTTCTACGCGTCCAATTTCAGCCTTTGGTCTGCGTACTGCGCAGGAGGTTTCGCGGTGGACGCCGGCAAGAAACCGTCGTTTTGCATCGCGGAGCTCCTCCAGGCCGGCGACGCGGAAAACTTGCCAGGCTCCTCGGCCCTCATGGTGCATGTGGGCCCGCACCGAGCGTCCTCCGGCGGCTCCCCGCTGCGTCCCTCCCCGGTCGGGCCCGGGGGGGAGGCTCACGCGTCGGTGTTCGGGGCGAGGGTGAGCCCCGGGTCCCCGTACCACAGACAAGGACTACAGCTGACCTCTGTGCCCAGAGCTGCGCTCAACTCCTCGCAGGCTCCTGCGCCTTCAAGCAAAGACCTCAAATTTGGAATTGATCGGATATTGTCCTCGGACTTTGACCCAAGGGGCAAGGACAAGTTAAGAG ATCTCACGTCCATCGTTAGCTCCAACCGTCAGTCAGGCGTGCACATCCCCGTTCAGCCTGTGGCCAGCCAGTACTTCTCCTCCATAGAGCCCGGGATGAGCGACGCCTGCGCCATGATGAGTACACTAGGCAGCAGCGGCAGACAATCAGGCCAGCATCAGTTTCAGGACACCTTCCCAG GTCCGTACGCCGTGCTCACGAAGGACACCATGCCGCAGACGTACAAGAGGAAGAGGTCGTGGTCCAGGGCGGTCTTCTCCAACCTGCAGAGAAAAGGCCTGGAGAAGAGGTTCGAGATCCAGAAGTACGTCACCAAGCCGGACAGAAAACAGCTGGCGGCCATGCTCGGACTGACGGACGCGCAG GTGAAAGTGTGGTTCCAGAACCGGCGCATGAAGTGGCGACACTCCAAGGAGGCGCAGGCCCagaaggacaaggacaaggagcaGCCGGACGGGACCAACGAGTCCGCCAGGGACCCCAAAGAGACCGCAGAGTCGGAGTGCGACAGCGACGAGCGCAGCGAGTGCGAGTCCGACGACGCGCCGGACGAGGACAAAACCAACGCCACGCGCGATTTGGACCTTTGTGAGCACAACAAAACCAGCGTGATCATGAACGCCGGCGTGGAGGCGTCCCACTCGGACtccgtttcttcttcttcttcttcctcttcttcttcttctccccccCAGCTGCTAATATGA